In Sphaeramia orbicularis chromosome 15, fSphaOr1.1, whole genome shotgun sequence, a single genomic region encodes these proteins:
- the polh gene encoding DNA polymerase eta — MEYGKDRVVALVDMDCFYVQVEQRLNPDLRNTPCVVAQYKTWKGGSIIAVSYEARAHGVTRNMWVDDAKNLCPDLQVARVRESHGKADLTHYREASVEVIEVMSRFAVIERASIDEAYMDLTAAVQERLKGMTNKQIEPHLLKTTYIQGYPHNVDEQEASAEECPIDKEVQRSRGLQEWLSSLSLSGEQSSAELQLTMGALIVEEMRAAVEKHTGFRCSAGISHNKVLAKLACGLNKPNRQTVLPLDSVTELFNSLPISKIRNLGGKLGASITETLKIENMGELTRFSQAQLGQHFGEKTGQWLYDLCRGIEFEAVKPRQLPKSIGCSKNFPGKTSLATKEQVQYWLSQLALELEERLTKDRDTNGRVAKLLTVGVRQLGDKRPSSFSRCCALVRYEATKISSDSFAIIKSLNTAGNHQAAWTPPLTLLHLSASKFNDASFTQGITSFLSGDITSTQHLFSATQSSTKSPSQLKNDSACKKLGTIQSFFQKAAEKQKEKITMDTEEDEENEDGGSVHNTSASVNDNLPQTSASSSFGLCSENPQPGISSFFHRKSVERSLQSSASNSDKSEMIDGADSVKKTDSEETVCSVLDLQTNLAKEKINTDSASHHVPCDKLKGEQNINAHDGGIQAPDSASPSTGVPPDQPTLPAAVAKEDLLSCERCGQEVLVWEMPEHNDYHFALDLQNSLTSSFSSATTSSASSVSQSSVRAGAAGSMQSSHGKTKSKSQTGPQAKRHRSQGGSTGTLDSFFKKN; from the exons ATGGAGTACGGGAAGGACAGAGTGGTGGCTCTGGTGGACATGGACTGCTTCTACGTGCAGGTAGAGCAGAGGCTGAACCCGGATCTGAGGAATACTCCGTGTGTGGTGGCTCAGTACAAGACGTGGAAGGGAGGCAG TATTATAGCTGTGAGCTACGAGGCCAGGGCACATGGTGTCACCAGAAACATGTGGGTCGACGATGCAAAGAATCTGTGCCCAGATCTACAGGTGGCACGAGTTCGAGAGTCTCACGGCAAGGCAGATTTGACACA TTACAGGGAGGCTAGTGTGGAGGTGATTGAAGTGATGTCACGGTTTGCTGTGATTGAGAGGGCCAGCATCGATGAGGCCTACATGGATCTCACCGCTGCAGTCCAGGAGCGATTAAAGGGCATGACCAACAAACAGATAGAGCCACACCTCCTGAAGACAACCTACATCCAGGGTTACCCACATAATGTAGATGAACAAGAGGCATCTGCAGAGGAATGTCCTATAGATAAAG aagTGCAGAGGTCCAGAGGTCTGCAGGAGTGGCTGTCCTCACTCTCTTTATCCGGGGAACAGAGCTCTGCTGAGCTGCAGCTGACCATGGGGGCACTGATTGTTGAGGAAATGAGAGCCGCTGTGGAAAAACACACCGGGTTCCGTTGTTCCGCTGGGATATCACACAACAAG GTACTGGCTAAACTTGCTTGCGGACTAAACAAACCTAATCGTCAAACTGTTTTGCCCTTGGACtcagtaacagaactgtttaactCTCTGCCCATCAGTAAAAT CCGTAACCTTGGAGGAAAGCTGGGTGCTTCCATTACAGAAACTCTGAAGATCGAGAACATGGGAGAACTCACCCGCTTCTCTCAGGCTCAGCTGGGACAGCACTTTGGAGAAAAAACAGG TCAATGGCTGTATGACCTGTGTCGTGGGATAGAGTTTGAAGCTGTGAAACCCAGGCAGCTCCCCAAGTCCATCGGCTGCAGTAAAAACTTCCCTGGGAAGACATCGCTAGCTACAAAGGAGCAG GTACAATATTGGCTCAGTCAACTGGCTCTTGAACTGGAGGAGAGACTGACTAAGGACAGAGACACG AATGGTCGCGTGGCTAAGTTGTTGACGGTCGGTGTACGTCAGCTTGGAGATAAAAGGCCGAGCAGTTTTTCTCGCTGTTGTGCTTTAGTTCGCTACGAGGCGACTAAAATCTCCAGTGACAGTTTTGCAATTATCAAGAGTCTCAACACTGCAGGGAACCATCAGGCAGCATG GACTCCGCCCCTCACCTTACTTCATCTGTCTGCAAGCAAATTTAACGATGCATCATTCACTCAGGGAATTACTAGCTTTCTTTCCGGCGACATCACTTCAACCCAGCATCTTTTCTCCGCCACTCAATCCTCGACCAAATCTCCCTCCCAACTGAAAAACGACTCAGCGTGCAAGAAACTTGGCACCATTCAATCCTTTTTTCAAAAAGCAGCGGAGAAACAAAAAGAGAAGATTACAATGGATACAGAAGAGGATGAGGAGAATGAAGATGGAGGCTCTGTTCACAACACATCAGCCTCTGTAAATGATAATCTGCCTCAGACAAGTGCCAGTTCTTCCTTTGGGCTTTGTTCAGAAAACCCCCAACCTGGCATCTCCTCTTTCTTCCACAGAAAAAGTGTTGAAAGAAGCTTACAATCCTCAGCCTCAAATTCTGACAAGTCAGAGATGATAGATGGGGCTGATTCTGTCAAGAAAACAGACTCTGAAGAAACGGTTTGTTCTGTGTTAGATCTGCAGACAAACCttgcaaaagaaaaaataaacacagactCTGCATCTCATCACGTGCCTTGTGATAAGTTAAAAGGGGAACAAAACATCAATGCACATGATGGTGGTATTCAGGCACCAGATTCTGCATCCCCCTCCACCGGTGTTCCCCCTGACCAGCCCACTCTCCCAGCTGCCGTGGCCAAAGAGGACCTGTTAAGCTGTGAACGCTGCGGTCAGGAGGTGCTGGTGTGGGAAATGCCCGAACACAACGACTATCACTTTGCTCTAGACCTTCAGAACTCtctcacttcatccttcagttctgCTACCACTTCCTCTGCGTCTTCAGTTTCTCAGAGTTCTGTCAGAGCCGGAGCAGCAGGTTCCATGCAGTCATCTCACGGTAAAACGAAAAGCAAAAGCCAAACAGGACCTCAAGCAAAACGACACCGCTCCCAAGGTGGAAGCACGGGGACTCTCgattccttttttaaaaaaaactga
- the gtpbp2a gene encoding GTP-binding protein 2: MDARVSELFGSGNGHCSGSQGVALNGKPGNGHGLPPKKASTKNNKKAKARSSRSFKPSNNTPYLPPEAEEGNIEYKLKLVNPTQYRFEHLATQMKWRLQEGRGEAVYQIGVEDNGMLVGLSEEDMRASLKTLHRLAEKVGADITVLRQREVDYDSDVPRNIAEVLIRKVPDDQQFLDLRVAVLGNVDSGKSTLLGVLTQGELDNGRGRARLNLFRHLHEIQTGRTSSISFEILGFNSKGEVVNYSESRTAEEICESASKMITFIDLAGHHKYLKTTIFGLTSYCPDFAMLVVSANTGIAGTTREHLGLAMALKVPIFIVISKVDLCTRATVERTVRQLERVLKQPGCNKVPMVVGSTDDAVTAAQQFAQSPNITPIFTLSSVTGESLDLLKVFFNIIPPLSNSKEQEELMQQLTEFQVDEIYTVPEVGTVVGGTLYSGICREGDHLVVGPTDAGQFHKLTVGSIQRNRSACRVLRAGQAATLALGNFDRSLLRKGMVMVSPEMNPTICWMFEAEIVLLFHAKTFHKGFQVTVHIGNVRQTAIVEAVYGKEELRTGEKAVVCFKFIKHPEYLKVGAKLLFREGVTKGIGHVTKLQPIAQYVPSQSEDDEA, from the exons ATGGATGCGCGGGTATCTGAATTATTTGGCTCAGGAAATGGACACTGCTCTGGATCTCAAGGTGTTGCCCTCAACGGGAAGCCGGGAAACGGGCATGGGCTACCCCCTAAAAAAGCCAGtacaaagaacaacaaaaaagcaaAGGCTCGGTCCTCTCGCAGCTTCAAACCAAGCAATAACACCCCGTATCTACCTCCGGAG GCTGAAGAGGGAAATATAGAGTACAAG TTGAAGCTGGTGAACCCAACACAATATCGTTTTGAGCATTTGGCAACACAAATGAAGTGGCGTCTTCAGGAGGGTCGAGGTGAGGCTGTCTATCAGATTGGTGTTGAAGATAATGGCATGCTGGTGGGATTATCAGAGGAAGATATGAGGGCATCATTAAAGACCCTCCATCGACTGGCAGAGAA AGTTGGAGCTGACATTACTGTCCTCAGACAAAGGGAGGTCGATTATGACTCTGATGTGCCTCGTAACATTGCTGAAGTTCTCATTCGCAAGGTGCCAGATGACCAGCAG TTCTTGGACCTGCGAGTAGCTGTGCTGGGTAATGTGGACTCAGGAAAGTCCACTCTGTTAGGTGTTTTGACACAGGGTGAGCTGGACAATGGACGGGGACGGGCAAGGCTCAACCTTTTCAGACATCTCCATGAGATTCAGACCGGACGCACATCAAGCATTAGCTTTGAGATCCTTGGCTTTAACAGTAAAGGAGAG GTTGTAAATTACAGTGAATCTCGGACAGCAGAGGAGATTTGTGAGAGTGCCTCAAAAATGATCACATTCATTGATCTGGCTGGTCACCACAAATACCTGAAGACAACCATCTTTGGCCTCACCAGCTACTGTCCTGATTTTGCTATGTTGGTCGTCAGTGCAAATACAGGAATTG ctgGTACAACACGTGAGCATCTCGGGCTCGCCATGGCCCTGAAAGTCCCTATCTTCATCGTCATCAGTAAGGTGGACCTATGTACGCGGGCTACCGTGGAGCGCACTGTACGGCAGCTGGAGCGCGTCTTGAAGCAGCCGGGCTGCAACAAGGTTCCCATGGTTGTAGGCAGCACAGATGACGCCGTCACAGCAGCACAGCAGTTTGCCCAGTCACCCAA CATCACACCGATCTTCACCTTGTCCAGCGTCACTGGAGAGAGTCTGGATTTACTCAAGGTCTTCTTCAACATCATCCCTCCGCTCAGCAACAGCAAAGAGCAAGAGGAGCTAATGCAACAGCTGACTGAGTTTCAG GTGGATGAGATCTACACAGTGCCAGAGGTGGGAACTGTTGTGGGAGGAACTCTGTACAG TGGTATTTGCCGTGAGGGGGATCACCTTGTAGTAGGACCTACAGATGCGGGCCAGTTCCACAAGTTGACTGTTGGGAGCATCCAGAGGAACCGCTCGGCATGCAGGGTACTCAGAGCAGGCCAGGCTGCTACACTCGCACTGGGCAACTTCGACCGCTCACTTTTGCGCAAG GGTATGGTGATGGTGAGTCCAGAAATGAATCCCACTATCTGCTGGATGTTTGAGGCGGAGATTGTGCTGCTTTTCCATGCCAAGACCTTCCACAAAGGCTTTCAGGTCACTGTGCATATTGGCAATGTGAGGCAGACCGCTATTGTGGAGGCAGTGTACGGCAAG GAGGAGCTGAGGACAGGAGAGAAGGCAGTAGTCTGCTTCAAGTTCATCAAACACCCAGAATACCTAAAAGTGGGAGCTAAGCTGCTCTTCAGAGAAGGTGTAACCAAAGGCATAGGACATGTCACAAAGCTGCAGCCCATTGCTCAGTATGTACCATCCCAAAGTGAGGATGATGAGGCATAG